The Ipomoea triloba cultivar NCNSP0323 chromosome 14, ASM357664v1 region CCCAATAACAAATGCAAGAGCCCAAAGTGAAGCCAGGAGGTGCCATTTACACAAACTTGgcctataaattaaaaaatctcaTATAATCAATCCCCCAACTACTTTGCCAAGaccaaaatgatatatatgtagttAAGTTTTTGAGAGTTTCAGAGCATTCTGGTGTTAGCTTGGGTAGATGAAGATGATGGTGCCATCAACCTACTAGCCCTCTCGTTTTGGTCAGACCCGAAAAGAAGGCTACTCCATTTTGTTGACCTTTGCACAAATCGGTTAGGAACTTGGTCACTATCTTCGCCCCCCGATGCATCATATCCGTCGCTAGTTGACCTTGACAATGGAATTTCTTTCTGGACATTCATTCCCAAGGTTGATGATAGTCCCACGAGAAGTCTACCCTCATCTGCTCCTGATGATGAGGCCCGGAAAGGGTGAATGTCAGGGGAGTCCAAACTGCTCTCCGGGGAAGAAGCAGCAATCCCTCCTCCCGAGCTCGATATTATTGCCTGGTTTGTGCGAAAAGTACTTCGCGCTTCGAGATGAAGAGGGGCCAAACTTGTTGACGTCTCGGTGAACATAGGACCTCTACTATTGTTGTGAGCAACTTCACTCGAAAGCTTCGCCAAACCTTCAAATGGTAGCTCGGTAGGGAGACGAACACGCTTACTGGGTCGCCTTCTGTTGTTGTCGGGCCTCGGGATCATTCGACGCCCACTGCTCCCGAAACTACTGTTCCCTTCAAGGTCGTAAGGCGCTTGCTGTCTCACAACAGGCTGCAGAATTTTCGACTTCTTCCTCGCTTCGGCTGCAGCCTTTGAAACATCCTCGGCGTTCAACCGTGCTAATGTCCATGGGCTGATCTTCACAGCAGCGGGGTTCTTTTTCTTAACTGGCTCCTCTACCGACGTCTTTTTTCCAAGTGAACTAACCGATCCATTGTCTGGTGGAACTACATCAAACTGCATTTAAGCAAAACTATATAAGAATTAATGATGACAACagaaaatatattgtataatgGTCTTCCATTATTGAGCCCGTGCTTGAAAAACTCTGCAAGGCGGCACAATATGCTACTTGGAACTGCAATCAATCTTGCTGGACTCGACCCTTCACCAgactccgcccaacaattcctTCACACAACCAATCTTAACTGCACACTCGTGACTTGGCTCTGATATCACTTGTTAGATCAAACATTTACCACTACGCAAAAAGTccttatttccttatactgccACCACATTTCCGAGAGGCAGGTGCCCGACAATCCCATAGCCACCTGGTGCTGGACTTTGCCCTTcactggcctccgcccaacataGGATGCCACTTCAGAGTAAAATGAACATTTCCACAAAGGACAAAAGAACGATGAAAAAATATACCTGATCCTCAAGAAAAAGGCGTGGAGGTGTACACCACGCTGCTCGATGGAAAGTATTAAAGGAGCTTGCACTGCTTAACCCTGTTATGGAGCTAACCGTTGACATTTGAGGACTTTGTTGACCTCCAATCCCTTGTTGCTCTTGCTCCCGCAGAGCTATGATATAATCATATGTGCTAATTCCCTGTGATTCCACCgtcaaagtatataaatgtgTCAGCTTTCAGAGCACAGGAAGTTCGCTAATTAGAATCACCGCAAGATGAAAACCTGACCTTCTTGATTAGAAGTATATGAAAGAAGAAAAGCTGAGCAAGTGGCAGTGTCGCAATCATTGCCAATATGGTGCAGACCGCCTATCATGAAGGCAATTATTTTCTTAGTAACACCATGCCACAAGAAAAAACGAAACTAAATATTTGACTTAACCATCTCTTTTTGTATGATGAACAAATCACTAAATCGTTCGCTAATTAGAGGTAAGCTGCAATAACACTCACCACAACAATAACAAATGGAACCATGGAGAAACTGCTTCCGAGCTTAGAGGAGATATCCGCCGAGAACCTCTTCTTCTCAATAAAGCAACAGATCAGAACAAGGATTCCAGTCAACCACTGAAGTATAAGCTGCAATCTCAAGTCGAAGGTGCACAAACCATGTAGACCTGTCAAtcgttaatcaaataaaaaatggcTTGAAAGTAAAATGCTTGTTCTGAGTTGaccctcaatttttttttaagtttcagAAGAAACCATGAGACTGACGGATTTGAAAATGCAAGGATTAGGGAGAAGAAGATTACAGACCTTATCAggggatgattttattttatgtcAATTATGAAATTGGGGACAGTCTATGGACAATTTGGAGACTGAAGATTATGTATCGTGACCCAAAGCAAGAAAGGCGATACATACCAGTAGGAGAGCAGAAACCATGAGGGTGAAGAACTTCCTATAGTTCCTTTTGCCAATACAATTGTTTAGCCACTACAACAAAATATTGAGGAAAAAAATCACTGATATTCTTATAATATCTATGTCTGGAAAACGATTCTGTGATGTGTGCTGTTACAGTTCACAttatagtatataatataattacccTGCAATGATGATCAAAGCGATCAACACATTTATCACATACTCTACAGTGCTTGCTGTATTTGAACACCTGCAAGAGGATTGTAAACAAAGTCGCAAAGATAAGCATATGATCTAGCAGCCCTAGAAGCATACAAAAAGGTTGAGGTCGTAATTTGGGATTCTTGTGTTCCCAAATGAGATGGGCATCACAAGCCTTTTACAATTTCTCTGctatcttttaaaataaaaccaTCTACACTGCaatagttttcttttttttttgtcagaccacgaggtgtcctgagcaaGCCCCAACTATAAGAAGGGCTTTAAGCCCGTACAATACTCAAACTAATCTCCGTTTGCACCAagccggcccaattaagggacAAAATGCTGGCcatattggtttttccatacaagaAGGGGTTTTGAACTCCCGACTTCTTTTAAGGGATGAGAGTGCAGGCCACTCatgccaaccaagctggttactGCAATAGTTTTCTTTGATTCCATAGTTTGGGTACACTTTTAGAATGAATATTTGCACATCTAAGCACTCACCTCTACTTCACACAAACTGCAATAGAACATGCCATCTTCACTTGTTTGTTGCTCGGAAGACTCGTCATGTCGATTTGAGCAGCACACAGAAGCACAGGGTAGTAAAGGTAACAGCAAAGAAGTGCACAATGTTTGATGAGAAGCTGCCTCAATCTTCTCGTCGGTTTGAGCACCATGAGGATCTGCAGCTGCTTGAGCTCCCTTGTTTTTGTCAAAAGTTTTCTCTCCAACTGAACTAGCATTAGCCCCACGTACTGATGAAGTTGACTCTCCTCCACCTAGTTTAGAACCCTTGGCGTGACTATGGCTTTTGTCATCTACAATCTTAAGATACTTTTTGGACTTGAAAACTCCCGGATCCGCAGGATCAGTGGCAGCACACCAGATATATAACCCAAAAACACTTATAATCTGGGAAAAAAACAAAGACATGTCTCTTCAATTGCACATATAAGACTTGGGAAAATACTTGGCATGTCTTCATTTAGCCATAAATACACTGCCTTTTGCTAGGCTACATTTTAGTAGAACAAGAGAAAGCATCTCCTCATACAAGTAAGAAATTTTAGTGGAACTCAAAGGCCCCCAATTCCACCCAAATTGGCCAATGACACTATCATTTGTTAGGTCAGGAATCATCCATTGAATAAATAAAGGACTAAGAAACTCATTTGCCAAAAAATCCTATATTAAGTAATTAGAGAACACAATCTAAAGAGAGTCCAAAAAGTAATTGCAGAACACAATGTAAAGAGACTAAGAGAGTCCACAAAGTAATAGTAGAACACAATCCATAAGAACAGTAACAAAATTACTCAAAATCATGAAGTAaacaagtaattaaagagcAGATCTCAGTGATCCAGGGTCTAAAATGACACAGGAAACCAGGGCAAAGAGAAGGAAAAGCTATTAAAGTGACTTACAAGAGGTGTATAAATCCCCATCACAATGTACTGAAACAATTTCTTCCCCACAAAAGGTGCAAAAAACACATAGAAGGCAAAACCCAATGCCAGAAATACAGCAACAGCCACCACCTGCATTCAAGCACATGTAGattcaaacaaaaattgaaccaaaattacatatatgctataaaaaaaaataataaaaaaacccTTTAAAAAGCTAAAAATTAAGGAAGAATACTGGGGAGGGAGGGAGACCTGGAGAGGATGATAGGGAAGCTGCCATCCCTGCTTCCTCATTTTGCAGATTAAAGAGTGTGTGCAGCCAAGAAATTTTGGGCAAGCGGAAAAAAGGGCCAAAAAATGGTGAACTTTGCCTACCCTCTAATTTCCTTGTTTACTTTCACTTTCCCTCATTTTCACTGGAAAATTAAGATCAGCTGAACACTCTTTCTCAGCAAGAAAACAAATCCCACATTTTCCCACATTCTGTTGGGTCTTATCAGTGACAAGAAATCAAAGAAAGCACAAatgaacaaaagaaaaaaatcaaaaacagcACAAGGAAAAGCTCAAAGGGAGAAATAAATGCATAACTGATAGTGGGTATATGGCTAGGTAGCTTTGTCTGGTTCACTCAATCATATAACCCACACCCCACCCACATTTGCACCATGAAgttgaagagagagagagaggagagagagaacaCAAGGCTATGAAATGAAATTGTGAAATGGCTATTGGGTATTTCTCTTgtttcttta contains the following coding sequences:
- the LOC116004814 gene encoding probable protein S-acyltransferase 22 is translated as MRKQGWQLPYHPLQVVAVAVFLALGFAFYVFFAPFVGKKLFQYIVMGIYTPLIISVFGLYIWCAATDPADPGVFKSKKYLKIVDDKSHSHAKGSKLGGGESTSSVRGANASSVGEKTFDKNKGAQAAADPHGAQTDEKIEAASHQTLCTSLLLPLLPCASVCCSNRHDESSEQQTSEDGMFYCSLCEVEVFKYSKHCRVCDKCVDRFDHHCRWLNNCIGKRNYRKFFTLMVSALLLLILQWLTGILVLICCFIEKKRFSADISSKLGSSFSMVPFVIVVAVCTILAMIATLPLAQLFFFHILLIKKGISTYDYIIALREQEQQGIGGQQSPQMSTVSSITGLSSASSFNTFHRAAWCTPPRLFLEDQFDVVPPDNGSVSSLGKKTSVEEPVKKKNPAAVKISPWTLARLNAEDVSKAAAEARKKSKILQPVVRQQAPYDLEGNSSFGSSGRRMIPRPDNNRRRPSKRVRLPTELPFEGLAKLSSEVAHNNSRGPMFTETSTSLAPLHLEARSTFRTNQAIISSSGGGIAASSPESSLDSPDIHPFRASSSGADEGRLLVGLSSTLGMNVQKEIPLSRSTSDGYDASGGEDSDQVPNRFVQRSTKWSSLLFGSDQNERASRLMAPSSSSTQANTRML